The following are encoded together in the Capsulimonas corticalis genome:
- the panD gene encoding aspartate 1-decarboxylase, whose protein sequence is MQLRQLLKSKIHRATVTEADLSYIGSITIDSLLLEAVDLWTGELVHVWNVTNGERFTTYALAGEPGSGIIRINGAGAHKARVGDVVIVASFLLSDEPVVPKAILVDEDNRFVKNL, encoded by the coding sequence ATGCAACTGCGCCAGCTGCTAAAGAGCAAAATCCACCGGGCGACCGTCACCGAGGCGGACCTGTCTTATATCGGATCCATCACGATCGATTCGCTGCTTTTGGAGGCCGTCGATCTGTGGACGGGAGAACTGGTGCACGTTTGGAATGTGACCAACGGCGAGCGTTTTACGACTTATGCGCTTGCGGGCGAGCCAGGCTCCGGCATCATTCGGATCAATGGGGCGGGGGCGCATAAGGCGCGCGTCGGCGATGTCGTGATCGTCGCGTCGTTCCTCCTCTCCGATGAACCCGTCGTTCCCAAGGCGATCCTCGTGGACGAGGATAATCGCTTTGTCAAAAATTTGTAA
- the queD gene encoding 6-carboxytetrahydropterin synthase QueD: protein MFEIRVEKTIACAHRLFDYNGPCEELHGHNYRIEVAYAGTELDRFGMLIDFTDVKRVFNGVLETLDHKYLNDLPAFKDLSPSAENIAKHVYDELKRETFERGTLVSVSVWETPTQVAVYRE, encoded by the coding sequence ATGTTTGAGATACGAGTAGAAAAAACCATCGCCTGCGCGCATCGCTTGTTCGACTACAATGGTCCCTGCGAAGAGCTGCACGGGCACAATTATCGAATCGAAGTGGCTTACGCCGGTACCGAACTGGACCGGTTCGGCATGCTGATCGACTTTACGGACGTCAAGCGCGTTTTCAATGGCGTGCTGGAGACTCTGGACCATAAATATTTGAACGATCTGCCGGCCTTCAAAGACCTCTCGCCGTCGGCGGAGAACATCGCCAAGCATGTCTATGATGAGCTGAAGCGCGAGACGTTCGAGCGTGGAACGCTGGTGAGCGTTTCCGTGTGGGAGACGCCCACGCAGGTAGCCGTCTATCGCGAATAG
- the fliQ gene encoding flagellar biosynthesis protein FliQ: MDIAQVLDLARSAIVVVLQLTAPILVLTLVVGVLVSLFQAVTQIQEQTLSFVPKIVIMIGCIVVLGPWMLQSVVGFTTRMFSSLPTVIH, translated from the coding sequence ATGGATATCGCTCAGGTTCTCGATTTGGCTCGTAGCGCCATTGTGGTGGTGCTGCAATTGACGGCGCCGATTCTCGTGCTGACTCTTGTGGTCGGCGTGCTGGTCAGCTTGTTTCAGGCCGTCACGCAAATTCAGGAACAGACGCTCTCGTTTGTCCCGAAGATCGTGATCATGATCGGCTGTATCGTCGTTCTTGGCCCGTGGATGCTTCAGTCCGTGGTCGGCTTTACGACGCGGATGTTCAGCAGTCTGCCCACCGTGATCCATTAA
- the fliR gene encoding flagellar biosynthetic protein FliR, producing the protein MFDNLTAISAGEFWQFLQVFARVTSLFVTAPVFGNREVPSQVKIALSAVISFTVLPVVQSTLDKQVPADLYSTVSNLLIQIAIGLLIGLVVSFLFVAVRVAGSIIDYQMGFTQASTFNPQFNETVSPISNFQYQYSLVLYLLGNGHWLMLAALVHSFVRLPAAQMIFNENSRLVMTDLMFQFLVAGVQIAAPSAAVLLITDIAFALLNRAMPQMQVFYVGAPVKILVGLTVVIAVIPLFTLVVGHLVISSPDDIFTALRAFHH; encoded by the coding sequence ATGTTCGATAACCTTACGGCGATCTCCGCCGGCGAATTTTGGCAGTTCTTGCAGGTCTTTGCGCGGGTCACGTCGCTGTTTGTCACCGCCCCGGTGTTCGGCAATCGCGAGGTGCCGAGCCAGGTCAAAATCGCGCTGTCCGCCGTGATTTCATTTACGGTGCTGCCGGTCGTCCAGTCGACTCTGGACAAGCAGGTTCCCGCCGATCTTTACAGTACGGTCAGTAATTTGCTGATACAGATCGCGATCGGCCTGCTGATCGGTCTGGTCGTCTCATTTCTCTTTGTCGCTGTACGCGTGGCGGGGAGCATCATCGATTACCAGATGGGCTTCACCCAGGCGTCCACGTTCAATCCGCAGTTCAATGAGACCGTTTCGCCGATCTCGAACTTCCAGTACCAGTATTCCCTGGTCCTGTATTTGCTGGGAAATGGGCACTGGCTGATGCTGGCGGCGCTGGTGCACTCCTTTGTCCGTCTGCCGGCGGCGCAGATGATCTTCAATGAGAACTCGCGCCTGGTGATGACGGATCTGATGTTTCAGTTCCTCGTGGCCGGCGTGCAGATCGCCGCGCCCAGCGCCGCCGTTCTGCTGATCACGGATATCGCGTTCGCGCTGCTGAACCGGGCGATGCCGCAGATGCAGGTGTTTTACGTGGGCGCTCCCGTCAAAATCCTGGTCGGCTTGACCGTTGTGATCGCCGTCATTCCCCTGTTCACGCTGGTCGTCGGCCATCTCGTGATCAGCTCGCCGGATGACATCTTTACCGCGCTGCGCGCGTTTCATCACTGA
- the flhB gene encoding flagellar biosynthesis protein FlhB — MPEGEEKSFAASPRKREEARKQGQVAKSPDLSTAAVLLALVSVMHVALPGVAGQSLISNIQSAFLFNPHDAEFNFNTVHIWQMRALLWTGRIVVPALLIATVLGVVANVGQVGFAVTPEAMAPKWDRVNPINGLKRLFSARGFVELAKGIAKMAIVAGICYSVIRDALADGTIIKLMGVSLPVTMSAVGAILWTIGIRVSVWLFLLAAADYAYQKYDLEKNLKMTLTEVKDEMKQSEGDPQMKAKVRKMQREMAGKRMMKDVPTADVVVTNPTHFAVALKYDEASGAPIVVAKGQDLIAQKIKEIARENRVPIVENKLLARRLHKVVEIGQQIPGDMYEAVAQVLAFVYRTYGRRRR, encoded by the coding sequence ATGCCGGAAGGCGAAGAAAAATCATTTGCGGCGTCGCCGCGCAAACGCGAGGAAGCGCGCAAGCAGGGGCAGGTCGCGAAGTCTCCCGATCTCTCCACGGCCGCCGTGCTGCTGGCGCTGGTCAGCGTCATGCACGTGGCGCTGCCGGGTGTCGCCGGCCAGTCGCTGATCTCCAATATCCAATCGGCGTTTTTGTTCAATCCTCATGACGCCGAGTTTAACTTCAACACGGTGCACATCTGGCAGATGCGGGCGCTGCTCTGGACAGGGCGCATCGTTGTGCCCGCGCTGCTGATCGCCACGGTGCTGGGCGTGGTGGCGAACGTCGGCCAGGTTGGATTTGCCGTAACGCCGGAAGCGATGGCGCCGAAGTGGGATCGGGTCAATCCGATCAACGGCTTGAAGCGCCTGTTCTCCGCGCGTGGCTTTGTGGAGCTGGCCAAGGGGATCGCCAAAATGGCGATCGTCGCCGGCATCTGTTACTCCGTCATTCGCGACGCCCTGGCGGACGGCACGATCATCAAGCTGATGGGCGTCTCTCTCCCCGTCACCATGAGCGCGGTCGGCGCCATTCTCTGGACGATCGGTATCCGCGTTTCCGTCTGGCTGTTCCTGCTGGCCGCCGCCGACTACGCCTATCAAAAATACGACCTCGAGAAGAATCTCAAGATGACCCTCACGGAAGTGAAGGATGAGATGAAACAAAGCGAGGGCGATCCGCAGATGAAGGCGAAGGTCCGGAAGATGCAGCGGGAAATGGCGGGCAAGCGCATGATGAAAGATGTGCCGACCGCCGACGTGGTGGTGACGAACCCCACGCACTTCGCCGTCGCGTTGAAGTACGACGAGGCGTCCGGCGCCCCGATCGTCGTCGCCAAGGGGCAGGACTTGATCGCCCAGAAGATCAAAGAGATCGCGCGTGAAAACCGGGTTCCGATCGTCGAAAACAAGCTTCTCGCCAGGCGTCTCCACAAAGTCGTCGAGATCGGCCAGCAAATCCCGGGCGATATGTACGAGGCCGTCGCCCAGGTCCTGGCGTTTGTCTACCGAACCTATGGCCGCCGCCGGCGCTAA
- a CDS encoding tetratricopeptide repeat protein, translated as MICSYCGARTNPGAVVCNNCGVILRAGDTEKRLPKPAVKRGSLVRIAAIAVAAIAGAIVGKLMIGVLLHVPPAAGTAIGAVMGAALVYVVSGAKFLYYSNLYRTRHAFLQSRIRNVLSSSEQKYEKVLEKNATAEARLSLAVAHLLQDEVEKSVQEFQRAQKMGAKEPPFFNNAGVALARRGSIPQSVEMFQRASSLNGHHGEPHANLAHAIVQSAEAVDELNTERALAEVQCTVEIDGDKPIYHDWKGLILCRAKKYDLAIDEFNKAINCPGYTKFTRADAHNNIAVALFMKGDIRGAMTEVQSALRLDPSHGRALSNLGVLTLLQGNAATGLETLQAARKLDPKSAPVRNNLGYGMCRVGAVNEGIREFREGILLDPGIFEPYYNLGKIYIDADVLEVAERNLVRAMQLNSQSWETLVAMALIRLHQEQMDAALELLTDANNISKKQPLTLATMGICHTRLGNYKLAARLLLEASELDPGNSEFHAHLGWLYIHEDSITVAGERFSEAISIDSKIPEYHNNIGLCQISNGAYDAALTSFRKCESLNPDFTKTHYHLGYVFALQKNLDLAVKEWEQTVRVEGAFADGHVNLGVAYYQKENYDKAGVEFRRVIGLRQDRMEDFSNLALALSKQGISIRKASRTKDDAKWKESVERHKQALDMFDRALALDPKNVMLHSNRGLSCFFANRPEDAMQEWAIVSKIDPNYARKREKKQQSEFDDSAVGFVSLNLLDRVATIKPRTADYVYQLSPGYDTDSWDLMIDDAAMKDIPELNRQSRQLERSLQALTL; from the coding sequence ATGATATGCTCATATTGCGGCGCACGAACGAATCCCGGCGCCGTCGTCTGCAATAACTGCGGGGTAATCCTGCGGGCGGGCGACACAGAAAAGCGTTTGCCAAAACCCGCAGTCAAGCGCGGCTCCTTGGTTCGTATTGCGGCAATCGCTGTCGCGGCGATTGCCGGCGCGATTGTCGGAAAGCTAATGATCGGCGTCTTGCTCCATGTGCCGCCGGCCGCTGGAACAGCGATCGGCGCGGTGATGGGCGCGGCCCTGGTGTACGTGGTGAGCGGCGCCAAGTTCTTGTACTACTCCAACCTCTATCGGACACGGCACGCCTTTTTGCAGTCTCGTATTCGTAATGTCTTGTCCTCCTCGGAGCAGAAATACGAGAAGGTCTTGGAGAAGAACGCCACCGCCGAGGCGCGTTTGAGCCTGGCGGTGGCGCACTTGCTGCAAGACGAGGTCGAAAAAAGCGTTCAGGAGTTCCAGCGCGCCCAGAAGATGGGCGCCAAGGAGCCTCCGTTCTTCAACAACGCCGGCGTGGCGCTCGCACGGCGCGGCAGCATTCCGCAGTCCGTGGAGATGTTCCAGCGCGCCTCCAGTCTGAACGGCCACCACGGCGAGCCGCACGCGAACCTTGCTCACGCGATCGTGCAGTCGGCGGAGGCGGTCGATGAACTCAATACGGAGCGCGCGCTCGCGGAAGTTCAATGTACGGTGGAGATTGACGGCGACAAGCCCATCTACCATGACTGGAAAGGGCTGATCCTGTGCCGCGCGAAAAAATACGATCTGGCGATCGACGAGTTTAACAAAGCGATCAATTGCCCGGGATACACGAAGTTTACTCGCGCTGACGCGCACAACAATATCGCCGTGGCTCTCTTCATGAAGGGCGATATTCGCGGCGCCATGACGGAAGTCCAGTCCGCCTTGCGGCTTGATCCCAGCCACGGCCGCGCGCTGTCCAACCTCGGTGTTTTGACGCTGCTGCAAGGCAACGCCGCGACGGGCTTGGAGACTCTTCAGGCCGCGCGCAAGCTCGATCCTAAGAGCGCGCCGGTGCGCAACAATCTTGGCTACGGCATGTGCCGGGTCGGCGCCGTCAACGAGGGAATCCGGGAGTTCCGTGAGGGGATCCTGCTCGATCCGGGGATCTTCGAGCCTTACTACAATCTTGGTAAGATCTACATCGACGCCGATGTTTTGGAGGTCGCCGAGCGGAACCTGGTTCGCGCCATGCAGCTCAACAGCCAATCGTGGGAGACGCTGGTGGCGATGGCGTTGATCCGTCTGCATCAGGAACAGATGGACGCGGCTCTGGAACTGCTGACGGACGCCAATAACATCTCGAAGAAGCAGCCGTTAACGCTGGCGACGATGGGTATCTGCCATACGCGTCTTGGAAATTACAAGCTGGCCGCGCGTCTGCTTCTGGAGGCTTCGGAGCTCGACCCCGGCAATTCCGAGTTCCACGCGCATCTGGGCTGGCTTTATATCCATGAGGACAGCATCACGGTCGCGGGCGAGCGCTTTAGCGAAGCCATCTCCATCGATTCGAAGATCCCGGAGTATCACAATAATATCGGACTTTGTCAGATCAGCAACGGCGCTTACGACGCAGCTCTGACCAGCTTCCGCAAGTGCGAATCGCTGAATCCGGACTTTACCAAGACGCATTACCACCTCGGATATGTGTTTGCGCTCCAGAAGAATTTGGATCTGGCCGTCAAGGAATGGGAACAAACGGTGCGGGTAGAAGGGGCGTTCGCGGACGGGCACGTAAACCTGGGCGTCGCCTACTATCAAAAGGAAAACTACGATAAGGCGGGGGTGGAGTTCCGGCGCGTCATCGGTCTGCGGCAGGACCGCATGGAGGACTTCTCCAACCTGGCGCTGGCGCTATCCAAACAAGGGATCTCGATCCGAAAGGCGAGCCGCACCAAAGACGACGCCAAGTGGAAAGAATCCGTGGAGCGGCATAAGCAGGCGCTCGATATGTTCGACCGCGCTCTGGCGCTCGACCCGAAAAACGTCATGCTGCACTCCAACCGGGGACTTTCCTGCTTCTTTGCGAACCGCCCGGAGGACGCCATGCAGGAGTGGGCCATCGTCAGCAAGATCGACCCGAACTACGCCCGAAAGCGCGAAAAGAAACAGCAGAGCGAGTTTGACGACTCCGCTGTCGGTTTTGTATCGCTCAATCTTCTGGACCGTGTGGCGACCATCAAGCCGCGCACTGCGGATTACGTTTATCAGCTCTCGCCCGGCTACGATACGGACAGTTGGGACCTGATGATCGACGACGCCGCGATGAAGGATATTCCTGAACTCAATCGGCAGTCGCGCCAGCTGGAGCGTAGCCTTCAGGCATTGACACTGTAA
- a CDS encoding enoyl-ACP reductase FabI: MGILDGKKGLIYGVRNERSLCWGCAQSLAREGAQLALTFLGEREEKDVRKMAPTLPGGDKTVIQGCDLTDEAQVAALHETLAREFGQLDFVIHGAAFANKADLDGRFLDTSRDGFLKALEISAYTLTAAAKAAEPLMANGGSIMTLTYLGAERVIPNYNVMGVAKAALEASVRYLASDLGPQGIRVNAISAGPTMTLSARGISGFSGMYNDVPERAPLRRNTSISDVGDTSAFLASDWSRGITGEVIYVDNGLHILG, from the coding sequence ATGGGAATTCTCGATGGCAAAAAAGGCCTCATCTACGGAGTGCGCAACGAGCGCTCGCTTTGCTGGGGATGCGCCCAGAGCCTGGCGCGCGAGGGCGCGCAACTGGCGCTGACGTTCCTGGGCGAGCGTGAGGAGAAGGATGTCCGGAAGATGGCCCCCACCCTTCCGGGCGGCGACAAGACCGTCATTCAGGGCTGTGACTTGACCGACGAGGCGCAGGTCGCGGCGCTGCACGAGACGCTGGCCCGGGAGTTCGGGCAGCTGGACTTCGTCATCCACGGCGCGGCGTTCGCCAACAAAGCGGACCTGGACGGCCGTTTTCTGGACACCAGCCGCGATGGATTTTTGAAGGCGCTGGAGATCTCCGCGTACACGCTCACGGCGGCGGCCAAGGCGGCCGAACCGCTGATGGCGAACGGCGGATCGATCATGACCCTCACCTATCTCGGCGCCGAGCGCGTCATCCCGAACTACAATGTGATGGGCGTCGCCAAGGCGGCCCTGGAAGCGTCCGTGCGCTACCTCGCCAGCGACCTCGGCCCGCAGGGCATTCGGGTCAACGCAATCAGCGCCGGCCCCACCATGACCCTTTCGGCGCGCGGCATCAGCGGGTTCTCCGGAATGTATAACGATGTTCCCGAGCGCGCGCCCCTGCGCCGCAACACGAGCATCAGCGATGTCGGCGACACCTCGGCGTTCCTCGCCTCCGATTGGTCGCGCGGCATCACCGGCGAAGTGATCTACGTCGACAACGGCCTGCACATTCTGGGCTAA
- a CDS encoding M20/M25/M40 family metallo-hydrolase — protein sequence MLVEHWPQTVTPGAQVFMAITARTINQDRLVNLFLDLARQNTPPRAEKAASDIAFRLLETLGFTCEYDDAGEKVGGNVGNLIAFKKGTVEGAPPIFFSAHFDTVEPTPGLEPIIEGDIIRSDGKTIVGADDIGGLAPIIEAMAVLHEEQIPHGDIQLLLTICEEIGLVGAKHLDPRRIQAKYGFVLDAGPPVGSFIYHAPTQDIFEVWIHGRAAHAGAQPEDGISALHVAAKAVARMKIGRVDHETTANVGIIHSGTATNIIPFECYLKCETRSRTSRKVDEQRDLMIAIFQEEAEAAGATVTVKVDRAYNGYELAMDAPVLLIGQEATESIGMEHLLRVTGGGADANIFNANGFPTTVLGCGMTNIHRHDEYIHISDMVKSAQLVLAITETAARWSEKD from the coding sequence ATGCTCGTCGAACACTGGCCGCAGACTGTCACCCCAGGAGCGCAAGTTTTTATGGCCATCACCGCGCGTACGATCAATCAGGATCGCCTCGTCAACCTCTTCCTGGATCTCGCCCGCCAGAATACGCCGCCGCGCGCGGAAAAGGCGGCGAGCGACATTGCGTTTCGACTGCTGGAAACCCTCGGCTTCACCTGTGAATATGACGACGCCGGCGAGAAGGTCGGCGGCAATGTCGGCAATTTGATCGCCTTCAAAAAAGGAACGGTGGAGGGAGCGCCTCCCATCTTCTTCTCCGCGCACTTCGACACTGTGGAGCCGACGCCGGGTTTGGAGCCCATCATCGAAGGCGACATTATCCGCTCGGACGGCAAGACGATTGTCGGCGCCGACGATATCGGCGGCCTCGCGCCCATTATTGAGGCGATGGCGGTTCTGCACGAGGAGCAGATCCCGCATGGCGATATTCAGCTGCTGCTGACGATCTGCGAGGAGATCGGCCTCGTCGGCGCCAAGCACCTCGATCCACGGCGAATTCAGGCGAAGTACGGCTTTGTGCTGGACGCCGGGCCGCCGGTTGGATCGTTTATCTACCATGCGCCGACGCAGGATATCTTTGAGGTTTGGATCCATGGGCGCGCGGCGCACGCCGGGGCGCAGCCGGAGGACGGGATCTCCGCGCTCCATGTCGCCGCGAAGGCGGTCGCGCGCATGAAGATCGGGCGCGTCGATCATGAGACGACGGCCAACGTCGGCATTATCCACAGCGGCACGGCGACAAATATCATTCCTTTCGAATGCTATTTGAAGTGCGAGACGCGCTCGCGCACCTCCCGCAAAGTCGATGAGCAGCGCGATTTGATGATCGCCATTTTCCAAGAAGAAGCGGAAGCGGCCGGGGCCACGGTGACCGTCAAGGTTGACCGTGCCTACAACGGCTATGAGCTCGCCATGGACGCGCCGGTGCTGCTGATTGGACAGGAAGCGACGGAAAGTATCGGCATGGAGCACCTGCTGCGCGTCACCGGCGGCGGCGCGGATGCGAATATCTTCAACGCCAATGGATTCCCAACCACGGTGCTTGGATGCGGCATGACGAATATCCACCGTCACGACGAGTATATTCACATCTCGGACATGGTGAAGAGCGCGCAGCTGGTTCTGGCGATCACGGAAACGGCCGCGCGCTGGTCTGAGAAGGACTGA
- a CDS encoding DUF3866 family protein, whose product MLAQTRGQVAEVSDLDSDAQDLIVLAAGSRRRAVNYRTLTGDAGIGDEVLLNITGVALKLGTGGVDFVMANLSRTPEFAGGNDGHIIKARYLPCQHSVLTLEEQARYADIWERGLDEFPVLVGQLHSQVIPTACGLLEQGKRRIAYVMTDAAALPLAFSKTIRAARAQGVIATTITCGQAFGGDYETVTPHSALLAAKHIADADAVIVCQGPGNAGTGTRYGFSGVEQAGILDIAARLGGTPIAIARMSAGDARPRHQGVSHHTRTTLDLTYARCVVPIPIGHDGAGIPDRHNVKYVEGYDAALARLRATGISVTTMGRDLDQDPLFFAAAACAGLAA is encoded by the coding sequence ATGCTCGCCCAGACGAGAGGCCAGGTCGCGGAAGTCAGCGATCTGGACTCCGACGCTCAGGATTTGATTGTCCTCGCCGCCGGCTCGCGGCGGCGCGCCGTGAACTATCGCACTCTGACGGGCGACGCCGGGATCGGAGATGAAGTCCTGCTCAACATCACGGGAGTGGCGCTCAAGCTCGGCACCGGCGGCGTCGATTTCGTAATGGCGAATCTGTCCCGAACGCCGGAGTTTGCCGGGGGGAACGACGGCCATATCATCAAAGCCCGATATCTGCCCTGCCAGCACAGCGTTCTGACGCTTGAAGAGCAAGCTCGGTATGCAGACATTTGGGAGCGTGGTCTGGACGAGTTTCCCGTTCTCGTGGGCCAGCTTCACTCACAGGTGATCCCGACGGCGTGCGGCCTGCTGGAGCAGGGTAAGCGGCGCATCGCTTATGTGATGACCGACGCCGCCGCGCTGCCGCTCGCATTCAGCAAAACGATCCGGGCAGCGCGCGCGCAAGGCGTTATCGCGACGACAATCACATGCGGCCAGGCGTTTGGCGGCGATTATGAAACGGTTACGCCGCACTCCGCGCTGCTGGCGGCGAAACACATCGCGGACGCGGACGCCGTCATCGTCTGTCAGGGACCGGGAAATGCGGGCACGGGCACGCGTTACGGCTTTAGCGGCGTCGAGCAGGCGGGAATTCTGGACATCGCCGCGCGTCTCGGCGGAACGCCAATCGCCATCGCGCGCATGTCCGCCGGCGATGCGCGCCCGCGTCATCAGGGCGTCAGCCACCATACGCGGACAACGTTAGACCTGACCTACGCTCGCTGTGTCGTTCCCATTCCCATCGGCCATGATGGAGCCGGGATTCCCGATCGTCACAACGTCAAATACGTGGAAGGCTACGACGCAGCGCTGGCCCGGCTGCGCGCGACAGGGATCTCGGTCACGACGATGGGCCGCGATCTGGATCAAGACCCGCTCTTTTTCGCCGCCGCCGCCTGCGCGGGGCTGGCGGCGTAA
- a CDS encoding UDP-glucose dehydrogenase family protein yields MQTSEALRPFQTVSVIGLGKLGIPIAACYAERGYNVIGVDVNPHNVDCVSRGVSPIYEPGLAEMLAANHDRIQATQDTEQAVLDSQATFIIVPTPSQEDGSFSIQYVIDACEHIGVALRTKNGYHLVVITSTVLPGATDGEIRMVLEKTSGKRCGRDFGLCYSPEFIALGSVIRDLLYPDFLLAGESDSEAGRLLTAFYESICDRRPPIARMSNVNAELAKISVNSFVTAKIAFANMLARICEELPGADVDVVTNAIGMDSRIGRKYLKGSIAYGGPCFPRDNQALSSVARQLGAPAYLSEATDAANQHETLQLARRVKEYLPLGGSVGILGLSYKPDTDVVQEAPGLLLAKALNDEGVRTVVYDPAAMENARAVLGEATIFAPTSAECIDQSDVVVVTTPWAEFQKLDALVWAREGRKRVVIDCWRILNRDDYHSIVDYIPLGEYIVSK; encoded by the coding sequence ATGCAAACCAGTGAAGCGCTTCGTCCATTCCAAACCGTGTCGGTCATCGGCCTCGGTAAGCTCGGAATCCCCATCGCGGCGTGTTACGCGGAACGGGGATACAACGTGATCGGCGTCGACGTCAATCCACACAATGTTGACTGCGTGAGTCGAGGCGTCTCGCCGATCTACGAGCCAGGGCTCGCCGAAATGCTCGCGGCGAACCATGACCGCATACAGGCGACCCAGGACACGGAGCAGGCTGTTTTGGACTCGCAGGCGACGTTTATCATCGTGCCAACCCCCAGCCAGGAAGACGGATCCTTCTCAATACAGTATGTGATTGATGCATGCGAGCATATTGGAGTCGCGCTGAGAACCAAAAACGGTTATCATCTCGTTGTCATTACGAGCACGGTGCTTCCAGGAGCGACGGATGGGGAGATCCGTATGGTTCTGGAAAAGACCTCCGGTAAACGCTGTGGCCGCGATTTCGGCTTATGCTATAGCCCTGAATTTATCGCTCTCGGAAGCGTCATTCGCGACTTGCTCTATCCGGATTTCTTATTGGCCGGCGAGTCGGACTCCGAGGCGGGACGATTGCTGACGGCGTTCTACGAAAGCATCTGCGACCGTCGCCCTCCCATTGCGCGAATGAGCAACGTGAACGCGGAGCTTGCGAAGATCTCCGTCAATTCGTTTGTCACCGCGAAGATCGCGTTCGCCAATATGCTAGCGCGTATTTGCGAGGAGCTGCCCGGCGCCGATGTCGATGTTGTCACGAACGCCATCGGGATGGACAGTCGAATCGGCCGCAAATATTTGAAGGGATCGATTGCGTACGGCGGTCCATGTTTCCCGAGAGACAATCAAGCATTATCGTCGGTCGCTCGTCAGCTAGGCGCGCCGGCGTATCTCTCGGAGGCAACGGATGCGGCGAACCAGCATGAGACGCTGCAACTCGCGCGTCGCGTCAAAGAATACCTGCCTCTGGGCGGATCCGTTGGTATTTTGGGCCTTTCCTACAAGCCGGACACGGACGTTGTTCAGGAAGCGCCAGGGTTATTGCTGGCGAAAGCGCTGAATGATGAGGGAGTGCGGACCGTGGTCTACGATCCAGCGGCCATGGAGAACGCGCGCGCTGTTCTGGGGGAAGCCACGATCTTCGCCCCCACATCGGCGGAGTGTATCGATCAAAGCGATGTTGTGGTAGTGACAACGCCGTGGGCCGAGTTTCAGAAGCTGGACGCGCTCGTGTGGGCTCGGGAGGGCCGAAAACGCGTCGTGATCGACTGCTGGCGAATTCTGAACCGAGACGATTATCACTCGATTGTCGACTATATCCCCCTCGGCGAATATATTGTCTCGAAATAG
- a CDS encoding SDR family NAD(P)-dependent oxidoreductase, with amino-acid sequence MSANWNDRRVLVTGGAAFIGSNLTDALLKRGAQVRIVDNLSSGTLENIQEHLDAGRVEFIEGDLLDPEVTRRAVEGMQVVFHLAADHGGRGYVDLHQVECSTNLILDSLVFKTCYEQKVEKVVFASSGCVYPNFKQTDPGEIVYLTEDAVGPPYDADHIYGWAKLMGELTLEAYCKQYGMKSASCRFFTVYGPRGVENHAVIAMIARAFLEQNPFEVWGTGEQIRNWTYIDDIVEGTILAAEKIDDARAVNLGTMERIQVMEAVKEVLRYTNRSLEIATQPHMPTGPMNRVADNSLAKSLLGWEPQVKFFDGLHRTIDWYFKNKKREEVQAIFARMLTER; translated from the coding sequence ATGAGCGCGAATTGGAACGATCGTCGTGTGTTGGTGACAGGCGGAGCCGCCTTTATCGGGTCGAATTTGACGGACGCGCTCTTGAAGCGAGGCGCGCAAGTTCGTATCGTCGACAACCTCAGCAGCGGAACGCTGGAAAACATCCAAGAGCATTTGGACGCCGGACGCGTTGAGTTTATCGAAGGAGATCTGCTGGATCCCGAGGTGACGCGCCGGGCCGTGGAGGGGATGCAAGTGGTGTTTCATCTGGCGGCGGACCACGGAGGTCGCGGCTACGTGGATCTTCATCAAGTTGAGTGCTCCACTAACTTGATTCTGGATTCGCTTGTCTTCAAAACTTGCTACGAGCAAAAGGTGGAGAAGGTTGTCTTTGCGTCTTCTGGCTGCGTTTACCCCAATTTCAAGCAGACGGATCCCGGCGAAATCGTTTATCTGACGGAGGACGCCGTTGGCCCGCCTTACGACGCCGACCACATATACGGCTGGGCAAAGCTGATGGGCGAGCTGACGCTCGAAGCGTATTGCAAACAGTATGGAATGAAGTCCGCAAGCTGCCGATTCTTCACGGTCTACGGCCCGCGCGGCGTGGAGAACCACGCGGTCATCGCTATGATCGCGCGGGCGTTTTTGGAGCAAAATCCCTTTGAAGTCTGGGGTACCGGAGAGCAAATCCGTAATTGGACCTATATCGATGACATTGTCGAGGGGACCATTCTCGCGGCGGAGAAGATCGATGACGCGCGCGCGGTCAATTTGGGCACCATGGAGCGCATTCAGGTCATGGAAGCCGTCAAGGAAGTGCTGCGCTACACAAACCGGAGTCTTGAGATCGCCACGCAGCCGCATATGCCGACAGGACCGATGAACCGTGTCGCGGACAACAGTCTCGCCAAGTCTCTGCTGGGCTGGGAACCGCAGGTCAAGTTCTTCGACGGTTTGCATCGGACGATCGATTGGTACTTCAAAAACAAGAAACGTGAGGAAGTTCAGGCCATCTTTGCCCGAATGCTGACCGAGCGGTAG